A window from Vanessa atalanta chromosome 16, ilVanAtal1.2, whole genome shotgun sequence encodes these proteins:
- the LOC125069979 gene encoding uncharacterized protein LOC125069979 — MQNTETSWRKNGDWKARYSKLYSSRGFSLTKKVEPQRISFMNNDTTPYTSLLIKLRASQRDTSIKSNDSLPPYLTSLMSQQSEIYGTKQNSQQSQSLGINDTLLLDMVRSRSREVEDELRDQPLMLTGDDNDNQNLNESCVHGMSIRMTERSASRSRVSRMSTRRDMDIPSILAFTTTMPAPPTHLEIPAFQKVEQRREEIPRWSIRRSVCPVCSQKWKDKSSITNVKYSGLKRNSLYYELPSVIAPARLRTLISMGHAPRPVPAAIDKETGVPHGGLRNTSTSWQLTRARRFRAPKPQLPPPEATAPPSCNAPMARKDLDLRVSRFLSDEFTFTNI; from the exons atgca gAATACCGAAACATCATGGCGTAAAAATGGAGATTGGAAAGCTCGATATTCCAAACTTTACTCATCTAGAGGTTTTTCGtt AACTAAAAAAGTGGAACCTCAACGTATATCTTTCATGAACAACGACACCACTCCGTACACATCACTTCTAATAAAGTTGAGAGCCAGTCAGAGGGATACTTCCATAAAATCAAATGACTCTTTGCCCCCGTATTTAACTTCTTTGATGTCACAACAGAGCGAAATCTATGGCACAAAACAGAACAGTCAGCA GTCCCAAAGTCTGGGTATTAATGATACTCTTTTACTGGACATGGTGCGTTCAAGAAGTCGTGAAGTAGAGGACGAGTTACGGGATCAGCCGCTTATGTTAACTGGTGACGATAATGACAA TCAAAATTTGAACGAGTCATGTGTTCACGGTATGAGCATCCGCATGACAGAGCGCAGCGCGTCTCGTTCACGTGTCTCCCGGATGTCTACACGTCGTGACATGGACATACCGTCCATACTTGCATTCACTACAACAATGCCTGCTCCTCCG ACACATTTAGAAATACCAGCATTTCAAAAAGTAGAGCAACGACGTGAGGAAATCCCACGATGGTCGATACGGCGATCAGTCTGTCCCGTGTGTTCCCAAAAATGGAAAGATAAAAGCTCTATAACGAACGTTAAATATTCGG GTCTGAAGAGAAATTCATTATATTACGAGTTGCCATCTGTTATTGCACCAGCTCGATTGAGGACATTAATCTCAATGGGACA CGCCCCACGACCAGTGCCTGCAGCTATTGATAAAGAAACTGGTGTACCACATGGAGGTCTCCGTAATACGAGCACTTCGTGGCAATTGACAAGGGCTCGTCGCTTCAGAGCACCTAAACCTCAACTCCCTCCACCCGAAGCAACAGCGCCACCAAGCTGTAACGCACCCATGGCACGAAAAGATTTAGACCTACGAGTTTCTCGTTTTCTTTCGGatgaatttacatttacaaatatataa